The Rhodothermales bacterium genomic sequence CGGCGTGCTCTTGCTTCCGCGTTCGAAACCGGCGGCTGCGCGTCCTTTTGACGTGATCGGCCTGCTGTGTCTTGGCGGGTTCCTGTTGCCGCTGGCCTACGGGATATCCTTGCTCAACACGTCTGATTTCGCGGCATCGCTCGCATCGCCCCGCGTGGTGTTGTCGTTTCTGGCCGTGGCCGTGTTCCTGCCCTTGTTCATCCGGGCAGAACGTAGCGCAGCAGACCCCATCCTTCGATTGGATCTGTTCCGCAACCGACAGGTCCGATTGGCCTGTTTGTTGGCAACGGGAGCGGGGATCAACGAGGCGGCCTTCATTTTCTTTCCGACGCTGGCTGTGCTTGCCTACGGCGTTTCGACGTCGGAAGCCGCGTTCATGTTGATACCACTCATGTTATCCGTAGCCATCGGGTCGCCCATCATTGGCCGGATACTCGACGTCACGGGCTCCAGGACAGTGGTCGTTGCGTGCAACATCCTGCTGGTAGCCGGAATGGCCGGGGTAGCATGGGCACCCGGAATCCGCGTCGTATTCTATGCATCGTCCGTTGCCATCGGGCTCGGTCTTGCCGGGCTTATGGGTTCTGCCCTGAGTTATATCCTCATCCATGAAGCAGCCCGGGCAGAACGTACCGTATCGCAAGGACTCATCACGCTCTTCATCTCGTTGGGCCAGCTCATGACGGGTGCAGCCGTGGGTGCCGTTGCCGCATCATCCCCGGACATCCTGACGGGCTATGCCTCTGCGTTCCTGGGCATTGCCTTGGTCTCTGTGGTGATGATCGCAGCCGCTGCCCGGCTGAAGGGCCGGACGAGTGAACAGTCGGTCGTCAAGGCCGCCGGATAGAGCGGATCCGGACGAACCGGGTTGCCAGGTTCACCGGTCGATCTTGCCGTCGATGTGCACGTCCATCTGAGGGAACGGGATTCCGATTCCGGCCTCATCCAGGTGCTCTTTCACTTTCTGAGTGAGTTCTTCCTTCACGGCCCAATAGTCCGACGTCTTCGACCAGACGCGCACACTCCAATCGATGGAAGACGCCCCCAATTCCGTCAGGATGGCGACAGGCGCCGGATCGGCCAGGATGCCATTCACGCTGCTGGCGGCCGTGATCAGGACCTTTCGCGCATCGGCAATGCTGGCCGGGTAATCGGTACCCACAGCGACATCCACACGACGGGTATCGTGGAAGGTCATGTTCTCGATGGTGGATCCATAAACCGAACCGTTGGGAACCGTGAAACGACGATTGTCGAAGGTGTCGATTTCCGTCGAGAACATGGCGATTTCAACCACTTTTCCGGTCACGCCGCCAATGTTGACCACATCACCCACTTTGAACGGACGGAACGCCAGAAGCATGATGCCGGCCGAGAAATTCCCCAGCGTCCCTTGCATGGCCAATCCTATGGCCAGGCCGGCGGCACCGATGACGGCGGCGAAACTGGTTGTTCCGACGCCGAACATCTGAAGACAGCTCAAAATGGCCATCACCAGGATGCCGTATTTGGCAAGGCTTCCGAAGAACGACGCGATGGTCGGGTCCAATCTTCGGCTTATGGACTGACGGATACGCCGTCCGATCCACCCGGCAACCGTCCAGGCGACGACGAGCAGCAGGATCACACCGACGACTTTCGGAAGGAATCCGGTCAGGAATTCAACGAGCGAGGCTTCGATGGTGGACACGTCCATGATGTCAATCTGTTCGTTTCGGGTATGGGTATCGGGAAATCCAGTGGAACAGGCGCTCCGCAATGAGACCGGCTGCCAATACGGCGACCACGTCCCGGAGGGAAGAGAGTACCACCCGCTTGAGCAGCATGCCCAGCGTTCTGGGCAGCAATGCGCCAACGATCAAGGCGGCGAAAAAGCCTGCGAGCGACTGTATGAGAGGGCTTTTGAGGTTCATGACTCACTTGCCAATTGACCACATGCGGCCGCAATGTCCTGGCCGCGGCTCCTTCTGACGGTCACGGTGACGCGGCGTTCTACGAGACGGGCAATGAAGGCATTCAGGTCGGCATCAGAGGTTCGCGTGAATCCGAGGCCATCGACGGCATTGTACATGATCAGGTTCACTTTGGATGGTGCACGATCCACAAGATCCGCCAGGGCCGTGGCATCTTCCAGGGTGTCGTTGAATCCTGCGAACATGCAGTACTCATAGGTCACGCCTCGTCCGGTTGTCCGACAATAATACTCAATGGACTGCAAGAGGGATTCCAGGTCCGTGCGCTCATTCCGGTTGACGGGCATGATGGAGGAGCGCTTGGCATCGATGGGGGCATGCAGGGACACCGCGAGATTCGAGCGGAAACCATCATCAGCCAGTCGACGGATTTGTTTGGCGAGACCGACCGTTGAGACCGTTATCCGTCGCGCGCCCATGCCCAGCCCGTCCTCGGACGTGATCTTGTCGATGGCATCCGTGACCGCATCGTAATTGAGCAGGGGCTCGCCCATGCCCATGAAGACAATGTTCGTGAGTGCGGCCTCGTATTCGGTTCTGGCCCGGTCAGCGGCCAGCCAGACCTGATCAAAAATCTCGCCGGATGTCAGGTTCTCCTTGAAGCCCATCTGGCCTGTAGCACAGAATGAGCAGCCCAGTGCACATCCCACCTGGGAAGAGACACAGACGGTCATCCGCCGGGGGGTGCCGTCATCCTCGAAGTCCGGAATGAGGACCGTTTCGTAGCGCTGTCCGGTGACGCGTTCCACCAACCACTTCAGGGTGCCATCCGTGGCCCGTTGCTCGCGGACGACGCGGGGGGGAGAAAGCGTCGTGTTCTCCTTGAGGAAGTCACGGACGGAAGCCGGGACATTGGTCATGGCATCAAATTCCCGTACCCCTTTGTTGTACAGCCAACGCCATACCTGATCCGCACGGAACGACGGGCCTACGGGTGCCAGAAAGGCCCGCAGGCCGGCTCGGGAAAGCGACGTCAGGGGGAGAGCGGCTTCCATCAAAGCAACCGATCCGCTACGATCGCCCCCAACAGCAATGGGATGTACATTACGCTCGCCTTCAGGACCACGCGAGCCTGAACGGCACTTCGATCCATCCTGAACTTCAGGACAGGACGCAGGAACCAGACGCCAAGCACCAGCGCGAACCCGGCGTACCAGACCCCCACTGCTCCGAGCGCGAACGGCAGCACGGAAAAACCGATCATGGCGAGTGTCCACGCCAGCATATGGAAGGCTGTTTTGCGTCCGGATTCATCTGCGACCGTCAGCATGACATAGCCGGCCCGATCATAGTCCTTCCTGTACATCCAGGCCAGCGAGTAGAAGTGGGGCATCTGCCAACAGACCAGGACCGCGAAAAGCGCCCAGCCGGCCGGTCCAAGCGTTCCTGATGCAGCCGTCCACCCGCCGAGCACCGGAAGCGCACCGGGCAGCGTGCCGACGAGGGTGTTCAGCGTGGTTTTGCGCTTCAGCGGCGTATAGACAAACAAATAGAGGACGACGGTAATGGCGGCCAATACACCCGTCAGGGGATTTGTCAGCGGACACAGGATTCCCAACCCGGCGCCGATGAGAAGCAGTCCGAACCACGCTCCTGCCTCCGGACGTATCCGGCCCGACGGCAGGGGACGTCCGGCGGTCCGTTTCATTTCCCCATCCAGATCGCGTTCCAGCCAGTGGTTCATGACGCATCCGCCTGCCGACGTAAGGGGGATGCCGATCATGGCCCAAAAAAGTGTCCAACCGTCTATGCCGTCGGGAGAGGCCAGCACGAAGCCCGCCAATGCCGAAATGGTCACGAGGAACGTGATTTCCGGCTTGGTCAGCATGAGCCAATCCCGAAAGGTAGCCTTCGGGGCGGTAGCTGCAAGGGTTTGGATGGACATCAAATGCGATGGTTGAGCTGAAAAAGGGTCCTGGACACGAAGACACTGGTGACGACGGTCAAGGCGAACAGGAGGGCCCCCGTGACCATGTGGGCGGTATTCGCAATGACCTGGACGTTGCTGGGTTGGACCAGTCCGTGTTCATCCAGAAGGACAAAATACGCAAACAGGCCGAGCGCGACCTGGAAAGACAGGACACCGGCCATCCAGCCAGCAGACCGCCTTGCGGCATGGCCGACCGGTAAGGCGGAGCGGATCCGGGCGAACCACACGTACACGAGAACCGTGGCCACGAACGCCCATGTCAGATGCAAGGCCACCAACAGGGTGTCAATTCCGGCACCCGGATGCCTGAGCAAGGCTCCAAGGAAGATCTGGATGTATACGACCAGCGGGACAATCCACCGAAGTCGCATGAGGGGGCCTTCCGTTCCGCGGAGTGCCAAGGGGGGAGGTGTCCGCCAGGCCCGCGACGTGAATACCATCATCGAGGCCAGCAACGCGAAGAAAATCTGGGCCGTGAGTGCGTGGACAACCGCCAGGTCCAAGGAGACCCACACGACGCGCAGTCCCCCCAGCAGCCCCTGCAGGATGACCAACACCAAGGCGAACCAACCC encodes the following:
- the cyoE gene encoding heme o synthase yields the protein MLTKPEITFLVTISALAGFVLASPDGIDGWTLFWAMIGIPLTSAGGCVMNHWLERDLDGEMKRTAGRPLPSGRIRPEAGAWFGLLLIGAGLGILCPLTNPLTGVLAAITVVLYLFVYTPLKRKTTLNTLVGTLPGALPVLGGWTAASGTLGPAGWALFAVLVCWQMPHFYSLAWMYRKDYDRAGYVMLTVADESGRKTAFHMLAWTLAMIGFSVLPFALGAVGVWYAGFALVLGVWFLRPVLKFRMDRSAVQARVVLKASVMYIPLLLGAIVADRLL
- a CDS encoding MFS transporter gives rise to the protein MGKILTVLFLGVLMAALDIAILGPAIPAIRGQFSLSEREVSWVFTAWVLANLVGVPIMSKLADRFGRKRMYLVVVSLFAAGATVVAAAPSFDVLLLGRSMQGFAVSGIFPVAGAFVGDTFPPERRGRAFGVLGSVFGVAFLIGPIFAGMMLMVGWRYLYLSFLPLAALILVLGVLLLPRSKPAAARPFDVIGLLCLGGFLLPLAYGISLLNTSDFAASLASPRVVLSFLAVAVFLPLFIRAERSAADPILRLDLFRNRQVRLACLLATGAGINEAAFIFFPTLAVLAYGVSTSEAAFMLIPLMLSVAIGSPIIGRILDVTGSRTVVVACNILLVAGMAGVAWAPGIRVVFYASSVAIGLGLAGLMGSALSYILIHEAARAERTVSQGLITLFISLGQLMTGAAVGAVAASSPDILTGYASAFLGIALVSVVMIAAAARLKGRTSEQSVVKAAG
- a CDS encoding mechanosensitive ion channel, whose amino-acid sequence is MDVSTIEASLVEFLTGFLPKVVGVILLLVVAWTVAGWIGRRIRQSISRRLDPTIASFFGSLAKYGILVMAILSCLQMFGVGTTSFAAVIGAAGLAIGLAMQGTLGNFSAGIMLLAFRPFKVGDVVNIGGVTGKVVEIAMFSTEIDTFDNRRFTVPNGSVYGSTIENMTFHDTRRVDVAVGTDYPASIADARKVLITAASSVNGILADPAPVAILTELGASSIDWSVRVWSKTSDYWAVKEELTQKVKEHLDEAGIGIPFPQMDVHIDGKIDR
- the rlmN gene encoding 23S rRNA (adenine(2503)-C(2))-methyltransferase RlmN, which gives rise to MEAALPLTSLSRAGLRAFLAPVGPSFRADQVWRWLYNKGVREFDAMTNVPASVRDFLKENTTLSPPRVVREQRATDGTLKWLVERVTGQRYETVLIPDFEDDGTPRRMTVCVSSQVGCALGCSFCATGQMGFKENLTSGEIFDQVWLAADRARTEYEAALTNIVFMGMGEPLLNYDAVTDAIDKITSEDGLGMGARRITVSTVGLAKQIRRLADDGFRSNLAVSLHAPIDAKRSSIMPVNRNERTDLESLLQSIEYYCRTTGRGVTYEYCMFAGFNDTLEDATALADLVDRAPSKVNLIMYNAVDGLGFTRTSDADLNAFIARLVERRVTVTVRRSRGQDIAAACGQLASES
- a CDS encoding COX15/CtaA family protein, which gives rise to MNPFSTGYPATLRSRFVFTAVTLGVAVGLLSWGAFVTSINAGMAVPDWPTSFNSYDPFNPWPGWWKITPVLAEHGHRLLGAVLGLLTVVLAFWTWRSESRRWMTRLGWFALVLVILQGLLGGLRVVWVSLDLAVVHALTAQIFFALLASMMVFTSRAWRTPPPLALRGTEGPLMRLRWIVPLVVYIQIFLGALLRHPGAGIDTLLVALHLTWAFVATVLVYVWFARIRSALPVGHAARRSAGWMAGVLSFQVALGLFAYFVLLDEHGLVQPSNVQVIANTAHMVTGALLFALTVVTSVFVSRTLFQLNHRI